One genomic window of Camelina sativa cultivar DH55 chromosome 5, Cs, whole genome shotgun sequence includes the following:
- the LOC104787091 gene encoding protein NSP-INTERACTING KINASE 3 isoform X2, translating to MVMDGVRLVVWRLGFLVLVWLFDVSTATLSPTGVNYEVTALVAVKNELNDPYNVLENWDVNSVDPCSWRMVSCTDGYVSMLGLPSQSLSGTLSPRIGNLTHLQSVLLQNNAITGPIPETIGRLEKLQTLDLSNNSFTGEIPASLGELKNLNYLRLNNNSLTGTCPESLSKIEGLTLVDISYNNLSGSLPKVSARTFKVIGNALICGPKAVSNCSAVFPEPLTLPQDGPPGTHTNSHHVALAFAASFSAAFFVFFTSGMFLWWRYRRNKQIFFDVNEQYDPEVSLGHLKRYTFKELRSATNHFNSKNILGRGGYGIVYKGHLSDGSLVAVKRLKDCNIAGGEVQFQTEVETISLALHRNLLRLRGFCSSNQERILVYPYMPNGSVASRLKDNIRGEPALDWSRRKKIAVGTARGLVYLHEQCDPKIIHRDVKAANILLDEDFEAVVGDFGLAKLLDHRDSHVTTAVRGTVGHIAPEYLSTGQSSEKTDVFGFGILLLELITGQKALDFGRSSHQKGVMLDWVKKLHQEGKLKQLIDKELNDKFDRVELEEIVQVALLCTQFNPSHRPKMSEVMKMLEGDGLAERWEATQNGTGESQPPPLPPGMMSSSPRVRYYSDYIQESSLVVEAIELSGPR from the exons ATGGTCATGGACGGTGTAAGATTGGTCGTTTGGAGATTAGGATTTCTGGTTTTAGTGTGGCTGTTTGATGTCTCTACTGCTACACTTTCTCCTACTGGTGTAAACTATGAAG TGACGGCCTTGGTGGCTGTGAAGAACGAGTTGAATGATCCGTACAATGTTCTTGAGAATTGGGATGTGAATTCAGTTGATCCTTGTAGTTGGAGAATGGTTAGTTGCACTGATGGCTATGTCTCTATGTT GGGACTTCCTAGCCAAAGCTTGTCTGGTACATTGTCTCCTAGAATCGGAAACCTTACCCATCTACAATCTGT GTTGTTGCAAAACAATGCAATCACTGGTCCAATTCCCGAAACGATTGGGAGGTTGGAGAAGCTTCAGACACTTGATCTTTCGAACAATTCATTCACCGGGGAGATACCGGCCTCACTTGGAGAACTCAAGAACTTGAATTACTT GCGGTTAAACAATAACAGTCTTACAGGAACTTGCCCTGAGTCTCTATCCAAGATTGAGGGACTCACTCTAGT TGACATTTCGTATAACAATCTTAGTGGTTCGTTACCAAAAGTTTCTGCCAGGACTTTCAA GGTAATTGGAAATGCGTTAATCTGTGGACCAAAAGCTGTTTCAAACTGCTCTGCTGTCTTTCCTGAGCCTCTCACACTTCCACAAGATGGTCCACCAG GAACTCATACCAATAGCCATCACGTTGCTCTTGCATTCGCCGCAAGCTTCAGTGcagcattttttgttttctttacaagTGGAATGTTTCTTTGGTGGAGATATCGCCGTAACAAGCAAATCTTTTTTGATGTCAATG AACAATATGATCCAGAGGTGAGTTTAGGACACTTGAAGAGGTATACATTCAAAGAGCTTAGATCCGCGACCAATCATTTTAACTCGAAGAACATTCTTGGAAGAGGCGGTTATGGGATTGTGTACAAAGGCCATTTAAGTGATGGATCTTTGGTAGCTGTGAAACGTCTCAAAGACTGTAACATTGCGGGTGGAGAAGTCCAGTTTCAGACAGAAGTAGAGACTATAAGTTTGGCTCTTCATCGAAATCTCCTCAGGCTCCGCGGTTTCTGTAGTAGCAACCAGGAGAGAATATTAGTCTACCCTTACATGCCAAATGGGAGCGTCGCATCACGCTTAAAAG atAATATCAGGGGAGAGCCAGCATTAGACTGGtcaagaaggaagaagatagcGGTTGGGACAGCTAGAGGACTAGTGTACCTACATGAGCAGTGCGACCCAAAGATAATACACCGGGATGTGAAAGCAGCTAACATTCTGTTGGATGAGGACTTTGAAGCAGTTGTTGGTGATTTTGGGTTAGCTAAGCTTCTAGACCATAGGGACTCACACGTCACAACTGCAGTTCGTGGAACTGTAGGCCACATTGCACCGGAGTACTTATCTACGGGTCAGTCGTCAGAGAAGACCGATGTCTTTGGCTTTGGTATACTTCTCCTTGAGCTCATTACTGGTCAGAAAGCTCTTGACTTTGGCCGTTCCTCACACCAGAAAGGTGTAATGCTTGACTGG GTGAAGAAGCTGCATCAAGAAGGGAAACTAAAGCAACTAATTGACAAAGAACTTAATGACAAGTTTGATAGAGTAGAGCTCGAAGAAATCGTTCAAGTGGCGCTTCTATGCACTCAGTTCAATCCATCTCATCGACCAAAAATGTCAGAAGTTATGAAAATGCTTGAAGGTGACGGCTTGGCTGAGAGGTGGGAAGCGACGCAGAACGGTACTGGGGAGTCGCAACCACCGCCGTTGCCACCGGGGATGATGAGTTCATCTCCTCGTGTTAGGTATTACTCAGATTATATCCAGGAATCGTCTCTTGTAGTAGAAGCCATTGAACTCTCAGGTCCTAGATGA
- the LOC104787093 gene encoding protein trichome birefringence-like 2, protein MDSSKKLLFPDQILSSRRNILTRFGLGVAASLLLVTLLSLTSSSFNVPFVSPLLQGLKSSNLNTSSSSVKQVDEKPQVVNLTDTVPDAKVPTFVPEQRSEETGDAGSKNTTLSEEGKVPSFDSGQRSGETVTTNSSLADDQNTLEVNATTSVANSSSLVSDLGGRFVPANTSNENGSVVTDRSRGSFEDCDIYDGSWVRADDETMPYYPSGSCPYIDRDFNCHANGRPDDAYVKWRWQPNGCDIPRLNGTDFLEKLRGKKLVFVGDSINRNMWESLVCILRHSLKDKERVYEISGRSEFKKKGFYAFRFEDYNCTVDFVGSPFFVRESSFKGVNGTTLETLRLDMMDKTTSMYRDADILIFNTGHWWTHDKTKLGENYYQEGDVVYTRLKVLEAYKRALITWAKWVDKNIDRNHTHVIFRGYSVTHFRGGPWNSGGQCHKETEPIFNTRYLAKYPSKMRALEYILRDTMKTPVVYMNISRLTDFRKDGHPSIYRMVYKTEKEKREAVRHQDCSHWCLPGVPDTWNQLLYVSLLKAGLASKW, encoded by the exons ATGGATTCGTCTAAGAAACTCTTGTTTCCAGACCAGATTCTATCTTCTCGAAGAAACATCTTGACCAGATTCGGTTTAGGAGTCGCTGCTTCTCTCCTTCTCGTCACACTTCTCTCCCTTACTAGTTCCTCCTTCAATGTCCCCTTCGTCTCTCCTCTGCTTCAAGGTCTCAAAAGCTCCAATCTaaacacatcttcttcttctgtcaagCAAGTTGACGAGAAGCCTCAAGTAGTAAATCTCACCGACACGGTCCCAGATGCCAAAGTTCCAACCTTTGTTCCGGAACAAAGATCTGAAGAAACAGGAGATGCTGGTTCGAAGAACACAACTTTGTCTGAAGAGGGTAAAGTTCCAAGCTTTGATTCTGGACAAAGATCTGGTGAAACAGTTACGACGAACTCGAGTTTGGCAGATGACCAAAATACCCTCGAAGTAAATGCTACAACAAGTGTGGCGAACAGCTCGAGCTTGGTATCTGATTTGGGAGGTAGATTTGTGCCTGCAAACACAAGTAACGAGAATGGCTCTGTAGTTACGGATCGAAGCAGAGGTTCGTTTGAGGATTGTGATATCTACGATGGAAGTTGGGTGAGAGCTGATGATGAGACAATGCCGTATTACCCATCTGGTTCTTGTCCGTATATAGACAGAGATTTCAACTGTCACGCTAATGGAAGACCTGATGATGCTTATGTTAAATGGAGATGGCAACCAAATGGGTGTGACATTCCCAG GTTGAATGGAACTGATTTCCTGGAGAAGCTAAGAGGGAAGAAGCTTGTTTTTGTGGGAGATTCGATTAACCGGAACATGTGGGAATCTCTTGTTTGCATCCTTCGACATAGCCTCAAGGACAAGGAACGAGTGTATGAGATTTCAGGGAGAAGTGAGTTCAAGAAGAAAGGGTTTTACGCTTTCAGATTCGAG GACTATAATTGCACGGTGGATTTCGTTGGCTCGCCCTTTTTTGTAAGGGAATCAAGTTTCAAAGGCGTGAACGGGACTACATTGGAGACGTTAAGGTTGGATATGATGGACAAGACGACATCTATGTATCGAGATGCTGATATACTGATTTTTAACACTGGTCATTGGTGGACTCATGACAAAACAAAGCTAGG AGAAAACTATTACCAAGAAGGTGATGTTGTGTACACGAGGCTCAAGGTTCTCGAAGCTTATAAACGAGCTCTCATTACTTGGGCGAAATGGGTGGATAAGAACATCGATCGCAATCATACCCATGTCATATTTAGAGGGTACTCTGTGACACATTTCAG AGGAGGGCCATGGAATTCAGGAGGACAATGCcacaaagaaacagaaccaatTTTCAACACGAGGTACTTGGCAAAGTATCCTTCGAAGATGAGAGCTCTCGAGTATATTCTCCGTGATACAATGAAAACTCCGGTGGTATACATGAACATAAGTCGACTAACGGATTTTAGAAAAGATGGTCATCCGTCCATATATAGAATGGTGTACAAGACggaaaaggagaaaagagaggcCGTTAGACACCAAGATTGTAGCCATTGGTGTTTGCCTGGTGTACCGGACACATGGAACcagctcttgtatgtatcactGTTAAAGGCCGGGCTCGCGTCTAAGTGGTAG
- the LOC104787091 gene encoding protein NSP-INTERACTING KINASE 3 isoform X1: MVMDGVRLVVWRLGFLVLVWLFDVSTATLSPTGVNYEVTALVAVKNELNDPYNVLENWDVNSVDPCSWRMVSCTDGYVSMLGLPSQSLSGTLSPRIGNLTHLQSVLLQNNAITGPIPETIGRLEKLQTLDLSNNSFTGEIPASLGELKNLNYLRLNNNSLTGTCPESLSKIEGLTLVDISYNNLSGSLPKVSARTFKVIGNALICGPKAVSNCSAVFPEPLTLPQDGPPDESGTHTNSHHVALAFAASFSAAFFVFFTSGMFLWWRYRRNKQIFFDVNEQYDPEVSLGHLKRYTFKELRSATNHFNSKNILGRGGYGIVYKGHLSDGSLVAVKRLKDCNIAGGEVQFQTEVETISLALHRNLLRLRGFCSSNQERILVYPYMPNGSVASRLKDNIRGEPALDWSRRKKIAVGTARGLVYLHEQCDPKIIHRDVKAANILLDEDFEAVVGDFGLAKLLDHRDSHVTTAVRGTVGHIAPEYLSTGQSSEKTDVFGFGILLLELITGQKALDFGRSSHQKGVMLDWVKKLHQEGKLKQLIDKELNDKFDRVELEEIVQVALLCTQFNPSHRPKMSEVMKMLEGDGLAERWEATQNGTGESQPPPLPPGMMSSSPRVRYYSDYIQESSLVVEAIELSGPR, translated from the exons ATGGTCATGGACGGTGTAAGATTGGTCGTTTGGAGATTAGGATTTCTGGTTTTAGTGTGGCTGTTTGATGTCTCTACTGCTACACTTTCTCCTACTGGTGTAAACTATGAAG TGACGGCCTTGGTGGCTGTGAAGAACGAGTTGAATGATCCGTACAATGTTCTTGAGAATTGGGATGTGAATTCAGTTGATCCTTGTAGTTGGAGAATGGTTAGTTGCACTGATGGCTATGTCTCTATGTT GGGACTTCCTAGCCAAAGCTTGTCTGGTACATTGTCTCCTAGAATCGGAAACCTTACCCATCTACAATCTGT GTTGTTGCAAAACAATGCAATCACTGGTCCAATTCCCGAAACGATTGGGAGGTTGGAGAAGCTTCAGACACTTGATCTTTCGAACAATTCATTCACCGGGGAGATACCGGCCTCACTTGGAGAACTCAAGAACTTGAATTACTT GCGGTTAAACAATAACAGTCTTACAGGAACTTGCCCTGAGTCTCTATCCAAGATTGAGGGACTCACTCTAGT TGACATTTCGTATAACAATCTTAGTGGTTCGTTACCAAAAGTTTCTGCCAGGACTTTCAA GGTAATTGGAAATGCGTTAATCTGTGGACCAAAAGCTGTTTCAAACTGCTCTGCTGTCTTTCCTGAGCCTCTCACACTTCCACAAGATGGTCCACCAG ATGAATCAGGAACTCATACCAATAGCCATCACGTTGCTCTTGCATTCGCCGCAAGCTTCAGTGcagcattttttgttttctttacaagTGGAATGTTTCTTTGGTGGAGATATCGCCGTAACAAGCAAATCTTTTTTGATGTCAATG AACAATATGATCCAGAGGTGAGTTTAGGACACTTGAAGAGGTATACATTCAAAGAGCTTAGATCCGCGACCAATCATTTTAACTCGAAGAACATTCTTGGAAGAGGCGGTTATGGGATTGTGTACAAAGGCCATTTAAGTGATGGATCTTTGGTAGCTGTGAAACGTCTCAAAGACTGTAACATTGCGGGTGGAGAAGTCCAGTTTCAGACAGAAGTAGAGACTATAAGTTTGGCTCTTCATCGAAATCTCCTCAGGCTCCGCGGTTTCTGTAGTAGCAACCAGGAGAGAATATTAGTCTACCCTTACATGCCAAATGGGAGCGTCGCATCACGCTTAAAAG atAATATCAGGGGAGAGCCAGCATTAGACTGGtcaagaaggaagaagatagcGGTTGGGACAGCTAGAGGACTAGTGTACCTACATGAGCAGTGCGACCCAAAGATAATACACCGGGATGTGAAAGCAGCTAACATTCTGTTGGATGAGGACTTTGAAGCAGTTGTTGGTGATTTTGGGTTAGCTAAGCTTCTAGACCATAGGGACTCACACGTCACAACTGCAGTTCGTGGAACTGTAGGCCACATTGCACCGGAGTACTTATCTACGGGTCAGTCGTCAGAGAAGACCGATGTCTTTGGCTTTGGTATACTTCTCCTTGAGCTCATTACTGGTCAGAAAGCTCTTGACTTTGGCCGTTCCTCACACCAGAAAGGTGTAATGCTTGACTGG GTGAAGAAGCTGCATCAAGAAGGGAAACTAAAGCAACTAATTGACAAAGAACTTAATGACAAGTTTGATAGAGTAGAGCTCGAAGAAATCGTTCAAGTGGCGCTTCTATGCACTCAGTTCAATCCATCTCATCGACCAAAAATGTCAGAAGTTATGAAAATGCTTGAAGGTGACGGCTTGGCTGAGAGGTGGGAAGCGACGCAGAACGGTACTGGGGAGTCGCAACCACCGCCGTTGCCACCGGGGATGATGAGTTCATCTCCTCGTGTTAGGTATTACTCAGATTATATCCAGGAATCGTCTCTTGTAGTAGAAGCCATTGAACTCTCAGGTCCTAGATGA